Proteins found in one Luteimonas chenhongjianii genomic segment:
- a CDS encoding hybrid sensor histidine kinase/response regulator, whose translation MLPGWVLLLVSLGYAALLFGAAWYGDRRPLYPQRPWLRTAVYCLALAVYCSSWTFYGAVGTAARQGLGYLPIYIGPLLLLVFGWRILERLALIAQSQNTVSIADFIGSRYGRSQRLAALVALIALMAAVPYLALQYKAVAISLGVLGGPDDPVTPFGDPAFYVAALMALFAILFGTRQVDATEHRPGMMLAVALESLIKLVALVAVGIFAIMWLDARELHLLEATRALVGNAPPTSFLAQCLLAFAALICLPRQFHVAIVECGDVRDIRRARWLFGGYLVVICLMVLPIASAGVALFGRDGPVAPDSFVLALPMAMNADSLALFAYIGGFSAATGMVIVSSVALATMVSNDLVMPLLLRRGYAERHGGNVARTVLWIRRVAIIGLAALAYGYYRASGNETTLAAFGLMAFVAVAQFAPALIGGLYWRGASRRGVEVGLLIGFGVWIYTLLLPTLTQSGWLDPQWLASGPFGIHWLRPHALFGLAGWDPLTHGTFWSLLLNVGALLLVSARWRPTLDERLRAAPFLDPYAERRTFASEEWSGNVDIGDLLTLTGRIVGERTARAAFDEHAQAQAQGKPLVHNTPADRTWLQFTERQLAAAVGASSARLLMTSALKGSGMEVDEVVAMLDEAGQELRFNREVLSSTLENIDHAVSVVDPTMRLVAWNRSYQRLFGYPDNMLYVGRPVADLIRYNAERGELGPRDAIDIDTEIDKRIAYMRAGSPHVSERVLGNGKVIELRGQPLPGGGYATSYSDVTDYKRVERELRDINETLEHRVAERTREAEAAQESRSRFLTAVSHDVLQPLNAARLFTSALRETQDGAEQKHLAERVDTSLRAAEELLDGLLDVSRLDAGALRPEIVDFDVSELLRQLAGQYAPMAKARALDIRLHAPPMPVRSDARLLRRVLQNFLANALRYTRSGRIVLAARRRGDQVALQVWDSGPGIPEHHMSQIYDEFHRYEQNFDWDGRGLGLGLSICQRISRLLGHTLDARSTVGHGSMFSITVPRSTLAVLPPIVPPTPLQDESLHGLRVLCVDNDDDILAGMRALLRRWGVEPLCAKTIDEAIACMEQGPDVLLVDYHLHDRLDGLDTLDTLRGIAPDVPGALLTADGSDTLKQTARIRGYTVLTKPVKPASMRAFLGAQRMAASARSARTA comes from the coding sequence ATGCTGCCGGGCTGGGTACTGCTGCTGGTGTCACTGGGCTACGCGGCGCTGCTGTTCGGGGCGGCCTGGTACGGCGACCGCCGTCCCCTGTATCCGCAGCGCCCCTGGTTGCGCACGGCTGTCTACTGCCTCGCGCTGGCGGTGTACTGCTCGTCGTGGACGTTCTACGGCGCGGTCGGGACCGCGGCGCGGCAGGGCCTGGGCTATCTGCCGATCTACATCGGCCCGCTGCTCTTGCTGGTGTTCGGCTGGCGGATCCTCGAACGACTGGCGTTGATCGCGCAGTCGCAGAACACGGTGTCGATCGCCGACTTCATCGGCTCGCGCTATGGCCGCTCGCAGCGGCTGGCCGCGCTGGTCGCGCTGATCGCGCTGATGGCGGCGGTGCCGTACCTGGCCCTGCAGTACAAGGCGGTGGCGATCAGCCTGGGCGTGCTCGGCGGACCGGACGACCCGGTCACCCCGTTCGGCGATCCGGCGTTCTACGTCGCCGCCCTGATGGCGCTGTTCGCGATCCTGTTCGGCACGCGGCAAGTGGATGCCACCGAGCATCGGCCCGGCATGATGCTGGCGGTCGCTCTGGAATCGCTGATCAAGCTCGTGGCGCTGGTCGCGGTGGGCATCTTCGCGATCATGTGGCTGGACGCGCGCGAGCTGCACCTGCTCGAGGCCACCCGCGCACTGGTCGGCAACGCGCCGCCGACCAGCTTCCTCGCGCAGTGCCTGCTGGCATTCGCCGCACTGATCTGTCTGCCGCGCCAGTTCCACGTTGCGATCGTGGAATGCGGAGACGTGCGCGACATCCGCCGTGCGCGCTGGCTGTTCGGCGGCTACCTCGTGGTCATCTGCCTGATGGTGCTGCCGATCGCGAGCGCCGGCGTCGCGCTGTTCGGGCGCGACGGGCCGGTGGCGCCCGACAGCTTCGTGCTGGCGCTGCCGATGGCGATGAATGCCGATTCGCTGGCGCTGTTCGCCTACATCGGCGGCTTCTCCGCGGCGACCGGCATGGTGATCGTCTCGTCGGTGGCACTCGCGACGATGGTCAGCAACGACCTGGTGATGCCCCTGCTGTTGCGCCGCGGCTATGCCGAGCGCCACGGCGGCAACGTGGCGCGCACGGTGCTGTGGATCCGCCGTGTCGCGATCATCGGTCTCGCCGCGCTGGCCTACGGCTACTACCGCGCCAGCGGCAACGAGACCACGCTGGCCGCGTTCGGCCTGATGGCCTTCGTCGCGGTGGCCCAGTTCGCGCCGGCGCTGATCGGTGGGCTGTACTGGCGCGGCGCGAGCCGGCGTGGCGTGGAGGTGGGCCTGCTGATCGGCTTCGGCGTGTGGATCTACACGCTGCTGCTGCCCACGCTCACGCAGTCGGGCTGGCTCGATCCGCAGTGGCTCGCCAGCGGGCCCTTCGGCATCCACTGGCTGCGTCCGCACGCGCTGTTCGGGCTCGCCGGCTGGGATCCACTGACCCACGGCACGTTCTGGTCGCTGCTGCTCAACGTGGGCGCCCTGCTGCTCGTGTCCGCGCGCTGGCGCCCGACGCTCGACGAGCGCCTGCGCGCGGCGCCGTTCCTGGACCCCTACGCCGAACGACGAACCTTCGCCTCCGAGGAATGGAGCGGCAATGTCGACATCGGCGACCTGCTGACCCTGACCGGACGCATCGTCGGCGAGCGCACCGCGCGCGCGGCGTTCGACGAGCACGCGCAGGCGCAGGCGCAAGGCAAGCCGCTTGTGCACAACACGCCGGCCGACCGCACCTGGCTGCAGTTCACCGAGCGCCAGCTCGCAGCCGCAGTCGGCGCCTCGTCGGCGCGCCTGCTGATGACCAGCGCGCTGAAGGGCTCGGGCATGGAGGTCGACGAAGTCGTCGCGATGCTCGACGAAGCCGGTCAGGAACTGCGTTTCAATCGCGAGGTGCTGTCGTCGACGCTGGAGAACATCGACCATGCGGTCAGCGTGGTCGACCCCACGATGCGGCTGGTCGCGTGGAACCGCAGCTACCAGCGTCTGTTCGGCTATCCCGACAACATGCTCTACGTGGGCCGGCCGGTCGCCGACCTGATCCGCTACAACGCCGAGCGCGGGGAGCTGGGCCCACGCGACGCCATCGACATCGACACCGAGATCGACAAGCGCATTGCCTACATGCGCGCCGGCTCGCCACACGTGTCCGAGCGCGTGCTCGGCAACGGCAAGGTCATCGAGCTGCGCGGCCAGCCGCTCCCCGGCGGCGGCTATGCGACCAGCTACAGCGATGTGACCGACTACAAGCGCGTCGAGCGCGAGCTGCGCGACATCAACGAGACCCTGGAGCATCGCGTCGCCGAGCGCACCCGCGAAGCCGAGGCTGCGCAGGAGTCGCGCTCGCGCTTCCTCACCGCGGTGAGCCATGACGTGCTGCAGCCGCTCAATGCCGCGCGCTTGTTCACCTCCGCGCTGCGCGAAACCCAGGATGGCGCGGAACAGAAGCATCTCGCCGAACGCGTCGACACCTCGCTGCGCGCCGCCGAGGAACTGCTCGACGGTTTGCTCGATGTCTCGCGCCTCGACGCGGGCGCGCTGAGGCCCGAGATCGTCGACTTCGACGTGTCCGAACTGCTGCGCCAGCTTGCCGGGCAGTACGCGCCGATGGCGAAGGCGCGCGCGCTCGATATCCGCCTGCATGCACCGCCCATGCCGGTGCGCAGTGACGCCCGGCTATTGCGCAGGGTGCTGCAGAACTTTCTTGCCAATGCGCTGCGCTACACCCGCAGCGGTCGCATCGTGCTGGCGGCGCGCCGCCGGGGCGACCAGGTAGCGCTGCAGGTCTGGGATTCGGGTCCCGGCATTCCCGAACACCACATGAGCCAGATCTACGACGAATTCCACCGCTACGAACAGAACTTCGACTGGGACGGGCGCGGCCTGGGCCTGGGCCTGTCGATCTGCCAGCGCATCTCGCGCCTGCTCGGCCACACGCTCGATGCACGTTCGACCGTCGGCCACGGCAGCATGTTCTCCATCACCGTGCCGCGCAGCACACTCGCGGTGTTGCCGCCCATCGTGCCGCCGACGCCGCTGCAGGACGAATCGCTGCACGGCCTGCGCGTGCTGTGCGTCGACAACGACGACGACATCCTAGCCGGCATGCGCGCCCTGCTGCGGCGCTGGGGCGTCGAGCCGCTGTGCGCCAAGACCATCGACGAAGCGATCGCGTGCATGGAACAGGGGCCTGACGTGCTGCTGGTCGACTACCACCTGCACGACCGTCTCGACGGCCTGGATACCCTCGATACGCTGCGCGGCATCGCACCCGACGTGCCCGGCGCCCTGCTGACCGCCGACGGCAGCGACACGCTCAAGCAGACCGCGCGCATCCGTGGCTACACGGTGCTCACCAAGCCGGTCAAACCGGCCTCGATGCGCGCCTTCCTCGGTGCCCAGCGCATGGCCGCCAGCGCGCGGAGCGCGCGCACGGCCTGA
- a CDS encoding GGDEF domain-containing protein, giving the protein MPAPTTPNATSRTRDTPGGTGRAIDSQALVALFAGADDPQQLLSAFADGVAGLHDELGSLGGYLQSARRSEDWPAYGRAMRQLIDKYIRTVELDAPPPTDAQALRLRDLLRHAVGSALAGLLRSEPALADEAIALAADLRGWTPGQDLDALSRRITDLCHRVGVHGQDAEEHVSLLLGLFDLLLENIGELLDEKSWLHGQIGQIRSLLSGPLSRSAIEGARTELRQMLYRQTLLKTGIDESRTAMRAMMGTFVESLDGMAAQTGEYQDRLTGHAVRIREARSIGELNGLLDTVLEDTGHIQARAVRARDDLVAARRELEESERRLAQMEQKLSDAAGLAREDELTGCLNRRGFDEAFAHETARAREDRPLCMALVDLDDFRRLNAVHGHLGGDAALRHFVDIARLTLRDHDVIGRFGGEEFVILMPAMTLPHALAAMAGLRTVLSRRPLVQENARIPVTFSAGIALRRPSESFESLLKRADQAMYQAKRAGKDRSVAASG; this is encoded by the coding sequence ATGCCCGCACCGACCACTCCCAATGCCACTTCGCGCACGCGCGACACGCCCGGTGGCACCGGACGGGCAATCGATTCCCAGGCGCTGGTCGCCCTGTTCGCCGGTGCGGACGATCCCCAGCAACTGCTTTCGGCCTTCGCCGACGGCGTCGCCGGCCTGCACGACGAACTCGGCAGCCTGGGTGGCTACCTGCAGTCCGCCCGGCGCAGCGAGGACTGGCCGGCCTACGGGCGGGCGATGCGCCAGCTCATCGACAAGTACATCCGCACCGTCGAACTGGATGCGCCGCCGCCGACCGATGCGCAGGCACTGCGGCTGCGTGACCTGCTGCGGCATGCGGTCGGCAGTGCACTCGCCGGGCTGCTGCGCAGCGAGCCTGCGCTCGCCGACGAAGCGATCGCCCTGGCTGCGGATCTGCGCGGCTGGACACCGGGCCAGGACCTCGACGCACTGTCCCGACGCATTACCGACCTGTGCCATCGCGTCGGCGTGCATGGCCAGGACGCAGAGGAGCACGTTTCGCTGCTGCTCGGCCTGTTCGACCTGCTGCTGGAGAACATCGGCGAGCTGCTCGACGAGAAGAGCTGGCTGCATGGCCAGATCGGGCAGATCCGCAGCCTGCTCTCCGGCCCCCTGAGCCGCTCGGCGATCGAGGGCGCGCGCACCGAGCTTCGACAGATGCTCTACCGGCAGACGCTGCTCAAGACCGGCATAGACGAATCACGGACCGCGATGCGCGCGATGATGGGCACCTTCGTCGAGAGTCTCGACGGCATGGCCGCGCAGACCGGCGAGTACCAGGACCGCCTGACCGGCCACGCGGTACGGATCCGCGAGGCGCGCAGCATCGGTGAACTCAACGGGCTGCTCGACACCGTGCTCGAGGACACCGGGCACATCCAGGCGCGCGCGGTGCGTGCGCGCGACGACCTGGTGGCCGCCCGGCGCGAGCTTGAAGAGAGCGAGCGGCGCCTTGCGCAGATGGAGCAGAAGCTCAGCGACGCCGCCGGACTCGCCCGCGAGGACGAACTCACCGGTTGCCTCAACCGCCGCGGCTTCGATGAAGCCTTCGCGCACGAGACAGCGCGCGCGCGGGAAGACCGGCCGCTGTGCATGGCGCTCGTCGACCTCGACGATTTCCGCCGGCTCAACGCAGTCCACGGCCATCTCGGCGGAGACGCCGCGCTGCGCCACTTCGTCGACATCGCGCGCCTCACCCTGCGTGACCACGATGTCATCGGCCGCTTCGGCGGGGAGGAATTCGTGATCCTGATGCCGGCCATGACCCTGCCGCACGCCCTCGCCGCGATGGCAGGGCTACGCACCGTGCTCTCCCGGCGCCCGCTCGTCCAGGAGAATGCCCGGATTCCGGTGACCTTCAGCGCCGGCATCGCCCTGCGGCGCCCTTCGGAGTCCTTCGAGTCGCTGCTCAAGCGCGCCGACCAGGCCATGTACCAGGCCAAGCGCGCAGGCAAGGACCGCAGCGTGGCCGCATCGGGCTAG
- the grxD gene encoding Grx4 family monothiol glutaredoxin, translating to MSLDPAVRARIETLLQGNRAVLFMKGSPTTPQCGFSAKAVSALEAVGVDYATVNVLEDGEIREGIKAYGDWPTIPQLYVDGELVGGSDIIEQMVGSGELHGLFGVAPPDRTPPSISITPAAREMIAKAVGDAGGDYVLQVDIDASFRTRLQLAPRSASAILARADGIDVQFDLAGARRADGMTIDFADDIRGRGLVIENPNAPRPVQEISPAEANDRLAAGTLTLVDVRPPEERATASVARPFEVLDGDAITRLQQLPKDTPLAFLCHRGGRSQQAAEHFRNQGFTQVYNVVGGIDAWSDSVDGSVPKY from the coding sequence ATGTCCCTCGACCCCGCCGTCCGCGCCCGCATCGAAACCCTGCTGCAGGGCAACCGGGCCGTGCTGTTCATGAAGGGCTCGCCGACGACCCCGCAATGCGGCTTCTCCGCCAAGGCCGTGTCCGCGCTGGAAGCGGTCGGCGTCGACTACGCGACCGTCAACGTGCTCGAGGACGGCGAGATCCGCGAGGGCATCAAGGCCTACGGTGACTGGCCGACGATCCCGCAGCTGTATGTCGACGGCGAACTCGTCGGTGGCAGCGACATCATCGAGCAGATGGTCGGCAGCGGCGAGCTGCACGGCCTGTTCGGCGTTGCCCCGCCCGACCGCACGCCGCCGTCGATCTCGATCACCCCGGCCGCGCGCGAGATGATCGCCAAGGCGGTCGGCGACGCCGGCGGCGACTACGTGCTGCAGGTCGACATCGACGCCAGTTTCCGCACGCGCCTGCAGCTGGCGCCGCGCAGCGCCTCGGCGATCCTTGCCCGGGCCGACGGTATCGATGTGCAGTTCGACCTCGCCGGTGCCCGCCGCGCCGACGGCATGACCATCGATTTCGCCGACGACATCCGCGGCCGCGGCCTGGTGATCGAGAACCCCAACGCGCCCAGGCCCGTGCAGGAGATCAGCCCGGCCGAGGCCAACGACCGCCTTGCGGCCGGCACGTTGACCCTGGTGGACGTGCGTCCGCCGGAAGAACGCGCCACGGCGAGCGTCGCGCGGCCGTTCGAGGTCCTCGACGGCGACGCGATCACCCGCCTGCAGCAGCTGCCCAAGGACACGCCGCTGGCGTTCCTGTGCCATCGCGGCGGCCGCAGCCAGCAGGCCGCCGAGCATTTCCGCAACCAGGGCTTCACCCAGGTCTACAACGTCGTCGGCGGCATCGACGCCTGGAGCGACAGCGTCGACGGCAGCGTGCCGAAGTACTGA
- a CDS encoding polysaccharide deacetylase family protein: MRAMSVHRPPRRPQLWLPVLIASQLLVALVWWRLGWTVGLPLLLASHAICLWGVLAPASRLYGPVLTRLPGKDVWLTIDDGPSDDTRALLDLLDAHDAKATFFLVGERAAARPDLVREIAARGHGIGNHSQTHPQARFWALGPARMRREVLDCQNTLRTITGRAPAWFRSVVGHTNPFVHAPLREAGLARVGWSARGFDAVKADVDAVVARIEADLAPGAIVLLHEGAKHGRNVAMVERVLARMQAKGLRATLPDASA; encoded by the coding sequence ATGCGCGCCATGTCCGTGCACCGCCCGCCCCGTCGCCCGCAGCTCTGGCTGCCGGTGCTGATCGCCTCGCAGCTGCTGGTCGCCCTGGTCTGGTGGCGGCTGGGGTGGACGGTGGGCCTGCCGCTGCTGCTGGCCAGTCACGCGATCTGCCTGTGGGGCGTCCTGGCACCGGCATCGCGCCTGTACGGGCCGGTGCTGACCCGGTTGCCGGGCAAGGATGTCTGGCTGACGATCGACGACGGCCCCTCCGACGACACCCGCGCACTGCTCGACCTGCTCGATGCGCACGATGCGAAGGCCACATTCTTCCTGGTGGGCGAGCGCGCCGCCGCCCGCCCGGACCTCGTGCGCGAGATCGCCGCGCGTGGCCACGGCATCGGCAATCACAGCCAGACCCATCCCCAGGCCCGGTTCTGGGCGCTGGGGCCGGCGCGGATGCGGCGCGAGGTGCTCGACTGCCAGAACACGCTGCGCACGATCACCGGCCGTGCGCCGGCGTGGTTCCGCTCCGTCGTGGGCCATACCAATCCCTTCGTGCACGCGCCGCTGCGCGAGGCGGGGCTTGCCCGCGTCGGCTGGAGCGCGCGCGGCTTCGATGCGGTGAAGGCGGACGTGGACGCGGTGGTCGCACGCATCGAGGCCGATCTGGCCCCCGGCGCGATCGTGCTGCTGCACGAGGGCGCGAAGCACGGCCGCAACGTCGCGATGGTCGAGCGGGTCCTCGCGCGCATGCAGGCGAAGGGCTTGCGCGCGACGCTGCCAGACGCCTCCGCCTGA
- a CDS encoding methyltransferase domain-containing protein, whose protein sequence is MTSNASDSTSLADTPLSTTPFPREDARGIARAFLPGHVLGNRYDYYYTLTKLRTDPLYPGVLQALRPTTAPVLDLGCGLGLLAHALRADGQSLPFTGVDIDAAKIRRGRAVAARAGLADVRLDVLDLGVGLPDHQGSVTILDVLQYLSPERQRELLGNVIAMLVPGARLVIRSGLADDTPRSRTTRITDRLANLAGWMQERAKSYPTADGLRSQLEGAGLQTTLRPLYGDTPFNNWLITGIRA, encoded by the coding sequence ATGACTTCCAACGCTTCCGATTCCACCTCGCTTGCCGATACGCCGCTTTCGACGACACCGTTTCCGCGCGAGGACGCACGCGGCATCGCCCGCGCGTTTCTGCCCGGCCATGTCCTCGGCAACCGCTACGACTACTACTACACGCTGACGAAGCTGCGGACCGATCCGCTGTATCCGGGCGTGTTGCAGGCGCTGCGGCCGACCACTGCACCGGTGCTCGACCTGGGCTGCGGCCTCGGCCTGCTTGCCCACGCGCTGCGCGCGGACGGGCAATCGCTCCCCTTCACCGGCGTCGACATCGACGCGGCCAAGATCCGCCGCGGACGCGCGGTCGCCGCGCGCGCGGGACTCGCCGATGTGCGCCTGGATGTGCTGGATCTGGGCGTCGGCCTGCCCGATCACCAGGGCAGCGTCACCATTCTCGACGTGCTGCAGTACCTCTCGCCGGAGCGTCAGCGCGAACTGCTCGGCAACGTGATCGCGATGCTGGTGCCCGGCGCGCGCCTGGTGATCCGCAGCGGGCTGGCCGACGACACGCCGCGCAGCCGCACCACCCGCATCACCGATCGCCTGGCCAATCTCGCCGGCTGGATGCAGGAGCGTGCGAAGAGCTACCCCACCGCCGACGGGCTGCGCAGCCAGCTCGAGGGCGCGGGCCTGCAGACCACGCTGCGGCCGCTGTATGGCGACACGCCCTTCAACAACTGGCTGATCACCGGCATCCGCGCATGA
- a CDS encoding SGNH/GDSL hydrolase family protein — protein MRPARYLALGDSYTIGEGIAPEDRWPVRVADALRATGIALDEPEIIATTGWTTDELDAGIDAAAPQGPFDLVSLLIGVNDQYRGRDVASYRPAFSALLERAIGFAGDDPARVFVLAIPDWGVTPFGAHSGRDVDAIARELDAYNAAAQAICAARGVAFVDIAPVSRARGGEVEMLADDGLHPSAALHAEWTRLALPVARGLLSRA, from the coding sequence ATGAGGCCGGCGCGCTATCTGGCGTTGGGCGACAGCTACACGATCGGCGAGGGCATCGCGCCCGAGGATCGCTGGCCGGTACGGGTCGCCGATGCGCTGCGCGCGACAGGCATCGCCCTCGACGAGCCCGAGATCATCGCCACCACCGGCTGGACCACCGACGAACTCGACGCCGGCATCGACGCCGCCGCGCCCCAGGGTCCGTTCGACCTGGTGAGTCTGCTGATCGGGGTCAACGACCAGTACCGCGGCCGCGATGTGGCCAGCTACCGGCCGGCGTTCTCGGCGCTGCTCGAACGCGCGATCGGTTTCGCCGGCGACGATCCAGCGCGCGTGTTCGTGCTCGCGATCCCGGACTGGGGCGTGACCCCGTTCGGCGCGCACTCGGGCCGCGATGTCGATGCGATCGCGCGCGAGCTCGATGCCTACAACGCTGCCGCGCAGGCGATCTGCGCTGCACGCGGCGTCGCTTTCGTCGACATCGCACCGGTCAGCCGCGCCCGTGGCGGCGAGGTGGAAATGCTCGCCGACGACGGCCTGCATCCATCCGCCGCGCTACACGCGGAGTGGACGCGACTGGCATTGCCGGTGGCGCGCGGCTTATTGTCCCGGGCATGA
- a CDS encoding aminotransferase class I/II-fold pyridoxal phosphate-dependent enzyme produces MPAPSPAPMSAPFKTRERLTEVRYEIRGELARRARELEAQGRTLIKLNIGNPGAFGFRAPEHLQRAIAERIHDTDPYTHQQGLPAAREVIAAHHIARGARDVSAERVFVGNGVSELIDIALRALLNPGDEVLVPSPDYPLWSAATILNDGRPVFYQCKETDGFLPDPDALEALVSPRTRAIVLINPNNPTGAVYPRALLERIVAIAARHGLLLLCDEIYDGITFDGAAFEPIAPIAGDVPCVSFGGLSKVHRACGWRVGWAVLSGDEARSRDFRNAMDLLGALRLCANVPGQFAIEAALTGTDTISALCAPGGRLHEARRAVVEACEASAYLRLVAPAGALYAFPGIAEADAQGFDDHAFALELMESEGVLVVPGNSFNVPYRNHFRVTLLPEPAQLREVFARIERVLERQIGDARKVVPLATRRARTA; encoded by the coding sequence ATGCCCGCGCCGAGCCCTGCTCCGATGTCTGCCCCCTTCAAGACCCGCGAACGCCTGACCGAAGTCCGTTACGAGATCCGCGGTGAACTGGCCCGGCGCGCGCGCGAACTCGAGGCGCAGGGTCGCACGCTGATCAAGCTCAACATCGGCAACCCGGGCGCGTTCGGGTTCCGTGCGCCGGAACACCTGCAGCGCGCGATCGCCGAGCGCATCCACGACACCGATCCCTATACCCACCAGCAGGGCCTGCCGGCCGCGCGCGAGGTCATCGCCGCGCATCACATCGCGCGCGGCGCGCGGGACGTGTCGGCCGAGCGCGTGTTCGTCGGCAACGGGGTCAGCGAACTGATCGACATCGCCCTGCGGGCGTTGCTCAATCCCGGCGACGAGGTCCTCGTGCCCTCGCCGGACTATCCGCTGTGGTCGGCGGCGACCATCCTCAATGACGGCCGCCCGGTCTTCTACCAGTGCAAGGAAACCGACGGCTTCCTGCCAGACCCCGATGCGCTCGAGGCGCTGGTCTCGCCGCGTACCCGCGCGATCGTGCTGATCAATCCCAACAACCCCACCGGCGCGGTCTATCCGCGCGCCCTGCTCGAGCGCATCGTCGCGATCGCCGCCCGCCATGGCCTGCTGCTGCTCTGCGACGAGATCTACGACGGCATCACCTTCGACGGCGCTGCGTTCGAGCCGATCGCGCCGATTGCCGGCGACGTGCCCTGCGTGTCCTTCGGCGGACTGTCGAAGGTGCATCGCGCCTGCGGCTGGCGCGTGGGCTGGGCCGTGCTGTCGGGCGACGAAGCACGCAGCCGCGACTTCCGCAACGCGATGGACCTGCTCGGTGCGTTGCGCCTGTGCGCGAACGTGCCGGGGCAGTTCGCGATCGAGGCCGCGCTGACCGGCACCGACACGATCAGTGCACTGTGCGCGCCGGGCGGCCGCCTGCACGAAGCGCGCCGCGCAGTGGTCGAGGCCTGCGAGGCCAGCGCCTATCTGCGGCTGGTTGCGCCGGCGGGCGCGCTGTACGCGTTCCCGGGCATCGCCGAGGCGGATGCGCAGGGCTTCGACGACCATGCGTTCGCCCTCGAGCTGATGGAGTCCGAAGGCGTGCTCGTGGTGCCGGGCAACAGCTTCAACGTGCCCTACCGCAACCATTTCCGCGTGACCCTGCTGCCCGAGCCCGCGCAGCTGCGCGAGGTGTTCGCGCGCATCGAACGCGTGCTGGAACGCCAGATCGGCGACGCGCGCAAGGTCGTACCGCTCGCCACGCGCCGGGCGCGCACGGCATGA
- the rsgA gene encoding ribosome small subunit-dependent GTPase A: MTPADAALRAIGWPFDGAPSGAWAQVMEAHPQALPMRVVEQHRSGYLVAGAPGEAIPVESLPEWLRRSGYRKGTIAPEDRAAVGDWVLVEDGKRIVAMLPRRSAIKRAAAGEHYKQQLIAANIDTVLVVCGLDADFNPRRIERYLLLVQGGGTPVIVLTKADKPEADIAAAVEALTEIAGLGVAVVPVNARDPRSVEGLHRWLRPGMTAVLVGSSGAGKSTLTNSLLGTERMKTAAVRETDDRGRHTTTYRALIPLPSGACLIDTPGMRELKPTGEEDLAEGGFADVEAIAAQCRFRDCTHGSEPGCAIHAAVEAGILEPRRVGNYLKLRDELAGAAGQLATRLAQKAETRPAGKPAPKSGGRPGVKPAKRGSDWTRDE, encoded by the coding sequence GTGACTCCCGCCGACGCCGCGCTGCGCGCCATCGGCTGGCCATTCGACGGGGCGCCTTCGGGCGCATGGGCGCAGGTGATGGAAGCCCATCCGCAGGCGCTGCCGATGCGCGTGGTCGAACAGCACCGCTCGGGGTATCTGGTCGCCGGCGCGCCGGGCGAGGCGATCCCGGTCGAGTCGCTGCCCGAGTGGCTGCGCCGGAGCGGATATCGCAAGGGCACGATCGCGCCGGAAGACCGCGCCGCGGTCGGTGACTGGGTGCTGGTCGAGGACGGCAAGCGCATCGTCGCGATGCTGCCCCGGCGCAGTGCGATCAAGCGCGCGGCGGCCGGCGAGCACTACAAGCAGCAGCTGATCGCCGCCAACATCGACACCGTGCTCGTCGTCTGCGGACTGGACGCGGATTTCAATCCGCGGCGCATCGAGCGCTACCTGCTGCTGGTGCAGGGCGGCGGCACCCCGGTGATCGTGCTGACCAAGGCGGACAAGCCCGAGGCCGACATCGCTGCGGCGGTCGAGGCGCTGACCGAGATCGCGGGGCTGGGTGTTGCGGTGGTGCCGGTCAACGCGCGCGATCCCCGCAGCGTCGAGGGCCTGCATCGCTGGCTCCGGCCCGGCATGACCGCGGTGCTGGTGGGCAGTTCCGGCGCCGGCAAATCGACGTTGACCAACAGCCTGCTCGGCACCGAACGGATGAAGACCGCGGCGGTGCGCGAGACCGACGACCGCGGTCGCCACACCACGACCTATCGCGCGCTGATCCCGCTGCCATCGGGCGCCTGCCTGATCGACACGCCCGGCATGCGCGAACTCAAGCCGACCGGCGAGGAAGACCTTGCCGAAGGCGGGTTCGCCGATGTCGAGGCGATCGCCGCGCAATGCCGGTTCCGCGACTGCACGCATGGCAGCGAACCGGGCTGCGCGATCCATGCAGCGGTGGAAGCGGGCATCCTCGAACCGCGCCGGGTCGGCAACTACCTCAAGCTGCGCGACGAACTCGCCGGCGCCGCCGGCCAGCTGGCGACCCGCCTGGCGCAGAAGGCCGAGACCCGCCCCGCGGGCAAGCCGGCCCCCAAGAGCGGGGGGCGTCCCGGAGTGAAGCCGGCGAAGCGCGGGTCCGACTGGACCCGGGACGAGTAA